One part of the Phragmites australis chromosome 3, lpPhrAust1.1, whole genome shotgun sequence genome encodes these proteins:
- the LOC133913454 gene encoding dihydroceramide fatty acyl 2-hydroxylase FAH1-like, which translates to MVVQEFTVDLNKPLVFQVGHLEERYQEWVHQPIVSKEGPRFFGNDILEFLTRTKWWAVPTIWLPIVCRLFVKCILMGRTIQEVALMALFGVFIWTFVEYTLHRFLFHIDTKTYWSNTAHYLLHGCHHKHPMDSLRLVFPPAAAAILCVPFWNLVAFFSTPSTTPAIFGGGLLGYVMYDCTHYYLHHGQPFKYPAKQLKRYHLNHHFRIQDKGFGITSSFWDAVFGTLPPSTTRKN; encoded by the exons ATGGTTGTCCAGGAGTTCACTGTTGATCTGAACAAGCCTCTTGTTTTCCAG GTTGGTCATCTCGAGGAACGTTATCAGGAATGGGTTCACCAACCTATCGTGAGCAAGGAGGGTCCACGCTTTTTTGGAAATGACATCTTGGAG TTCTTGACACGCACAAAGTGGTGGGCTGTGCCAACCATATGGCTGCCTATTGTTTGCCGGTTGTTCGTGAAGTGTATTCTGATGGGTCGTACCATTCAGGAAGTAGCTCTAATGGCTCTATTTGGAGTATTCATTTGGACATTTGTTGAATATACATTGCACCGCTTCCTATTCCACATTGATACCAAAACCTATTG GTCAAACACCGCACATTACCTTCTTCACGGATGCCACCATAAGCACCCCATGGACTCTCTCAGGCTTGTATTTCCTCCTGCTGCAGCAGCAATTTTGTGTGTCCCG tTCTGGAACCTGGTCGCGTTCTTCTCAACTCCATCCACCACTCCCGCAATATTTGGTGGTGGCCTGTTAGGATATGTGATGTATGACTGCACTCACTACTATCTGCACCATGGACAACCATTCAAATACCCAGCGAAACAACTCAAG CGGTATCACCTCAACCACCACTTCAGAATCCAAGACAAGGGCTTTGGCATCACCTCATCATTCTGGGATGCTGTTTTTGGGACATTGCCTCCATCGACAACCAGGAAGAACTGA
- the LOC133913453 gene encoding alpha N-terminal protein methyltransferase 1-like encodes MKSVSSRPSVEMVVPKEANAANPRVVALHPFPCSSRSHASSSYFAAVAGEMDSRGFDSAGRAFSSATEMWAEELGPTSTASSAIEAAPAAAGNAGAGEEAGGDGKRKEWYSKAIAYWQGVEASTEGVLGGYGCVNDADVKGSDAFLRPLLAERFGTAKRHLVALDCGSGIGRVTKNLLLRHFNEVDLVEPVSHFLEAARENLTGCMDQGEDSHKATNFYCVLSIPFLKTGILVLQVDLVEPVSHFLEAARENLTGCMDRGEDSHKATNFYCVPLQDFTPEEGRYDVIWVQWCIGQLPDDDFISFFDRAKVGLKPDGFFVLKENIARNGFVLDKVDNSVTRSDPYFRELFKKCGLYIHSVKDQKELPKELFAVKIYALVTNQPKISNNGKRRRPKNSPHIIRS; translated from the exons ATGAAATCGGTATCTTCAAGGCCTTCCGTGGAAATGGTCGTGCCAAAAGAGGCAAACGCCGCAAACCCTAGAGTAGTAGCTTTGCACCCCTTCCCCTGCTCCTCCCGCTCGCACGCAAGCAGCTCGTActtcgccgccgtcgccggagaGATGGATTCCCGCGGCTTCGATTCCGCAGGCCGCGCTTTCTCCAGCGCCACCGAGATGTGGGCAGAAGAGCTCGGCCCCACTtccaccgcctcctccgccaTTGAAGCCGCCCCGGCCGCCGCAGGCAACGCgggcgccggcgaggaggcgggGGGAGACGGGAAGCGCAAGGAGTGGTACTCCAAGGCAATCGCCTACTGGCAA GGCGTGGAGGCGTCGACCGAGGGGGTCCTTGGAGGGTACGGGTGCGTGAACGACGCGGACGTCAAGGGCAGCGACGCCTTCCTCCGCCCTCTCCTCGCCGAGCGGTTCGGCACCGCGAAGCGTCATCTCGTCGCGCTTG ACTGTGGCTCAGGCATCGGGCGGGTTACAAAGAACCTTCTTCTTAGGCATTTCAATGAG GTTGATCTTGTCGAGCCAGTTTCTCATTTTCTAGAAGCGGCACGGGAAAATCTTACTGGATGTATGGACCAAGGAGAAGATTCACACAAGGCTACCAACTTTTACTGTGTGCTTTCAATCCCTTTCTTAAAAACTGGAATTTTGGTTCTTCAGGTTGATCTTGTCGAGCCAGTTTCTCATTTTCTAGAAGCGGCACGGGAAAATCTTACTGGATGTATGGACCGAGGAGAAGATTCACACAAGGCTACCAACTTTTACTGTGTGCCTCTTCAG GACTTCACTCCTGAGGAAGGAAGATATGATGTGATATGGGTCCAGTGGTGCATAGGGCAACTTCctgatgatgattttatttcattttttgatCGTGCCAAG GTTGGGCTCAAACCCGACGGGTTTTTTGTTCTGAAAGAGAACATAGCAAGAAACG GATTTGTGTTAGACAAGGTGGATAACAGTGTCACTAGATCCGATCCATACTTCAGGGAGCTATTTAAAAAGTGTGGATTATATATACACAGCGTCAAG GACCAGAAGGAACTTCCAAAGGAACTATTTGCCGTCAAAATATATGCTTTGGTGaccaatcaaccaaaaatctcGAATAATGGGAAGAGAAGGCGGCCTAAAAATTCACCACATATTATTCGCTCTTGA